The Acipenser ruthenus chromosome 11, fAciRut3.2 maternal haplotype, whole genome shotgun sequence region TGCAGTATGGTATTAGAAAAagaagccctaaccactatgaaTATGAATAATAAAAGCGTCAGATGGAAATGTCATTGGTACCACTGCGGTGTAACTGCAGCTTCACACCCACCGTTCAGAAACCACGAGAGCAACGTATGCTTTCCTGTCACTGTGACCAAAAGCAGCTCAGAGATTGTTATCAGAGACCATAAAGCTACTCTGCAGACGTGTTTCCTGGATCATTGCAAgtgactaaaaaaataataaaaacttcaTATGAATAGCAATCGGTACTTTCCGGAAACCTTTAGcatgaaaactaaaacaaataatacatgaaAAGTGTTTAAAGTACTTCATACAATACCTTATACATGAGCAACAAAACGTATTCAGACAGTTGACACGAATAAATGTAATTTGCTGAAACTGCTTTTAAATCTGTTTATGTCATTTAAACTGTCAACATAATGAAACATTTTTAGTTTCCTTCGATCTGATATTTCTGGCTGATTTTGGCCCATCAAATCAACAGCGATGAAAGTTCTACACATTACACTGCAGACACTGTGTCTGCTGCTGAAGCTGTGAAACCAGGAGGAAATATAAGTGCTGACCCCGAGTACTCATCCCCAAATCCAACAATAAGACAATTCCTCCTTGATATTACAAATCAAGAACATGCTGGTGTTTAAGAGACCTTCAGTTATATTACTTATATGACTTTTAAAATgaagttaaaaataatatattataaaagtGTGATTAATTACCTGCTATGAATACAAGCAAAATACACAGTGTTGTTTCATGCACTTTATTGAAGCATTCATTGCTATAATAAGCATTTAGTCTTGTCAAAGACGTGTTTAGAGCTGTAATAAAATATGCAtctaaaatactaaaacaaaaacatattttaaattaaacaagtatTCAGCAATATTATTTAATGGAACTAAAATATCTAATCGCTTTCAGTTTTACCTTTCTTATTcaacattatttgaaaataaatatataatactacaaacatgtatttaatgatACTATTAAAAAGCTATTGTTGAACTTAATAGAAAAGAAAACTATAAaagtgtatataaaatataatggtTTTCATGAGAGTTTGTACCTTCAATTTTCTTTGCTTCCCAGTAGTAAATGTTAAAGATTGTATCCCATAGCAATCATTCTTACTAGTAATTATTGCCCGGTTAACAAAATggaccatattattattattattattattattattattattattattattattattattagtaacaaAAATTAAGACAAACTTTCTATTGCAGCAAATCTTATAGCCACAAGCTTTAACCAAAAAACTAATAGGATAagttaataaaacacattatttctCTGTTAAAGCATTTTTTACTTCAAATTTTACACCCAAGCAACCTAACTTGCAAATATTTTTCAAAAGCATAACTAGAAGCAATGCAATTTCAAAGTGATTTCAATTTCCAACAGCTCCCTCTGTGCTTTCCGGTCATCTGTATCTCAGTCCCAGACACTAGAACCAAAATGCAGAATCATTAATAATCTTGAACATATCGTATTGTACAACACAgagcaataatacaaataataataataatatacaaatattgTATAATCccaaaacaaatgtaattcaCCCCCATCTATTTACTTTTTAGACATTAGATAGAATATTTTACAAACTATGTTTGCATATGGCTGGAGTAAATGTCAATCATCCCATGCTAGCATGTAAGAGGGTTCACTCTGCGCCTGTATGTATCTGTGTTTGCATATGGCTGGAGTAGATTGTAATCCCATGCTAGCATGTAAGAGGGTTCACTATGAGCCCGTATGTATCTGTGTTTGCATATGGCTGGAGCAGATTTTAATCCCATGCTAGCAGGTAAGAGGGTTCACTATGAGACGTATGTATAgaataataatctttataaagTTCCATCCAATAGGAATTCCGTAGCTGTTTAACCTTAGCAACATTGTGAGAGGATTGTATGGACAACGTTGTGAAATGGCAGAGTTTCCTGAACCTTTGTGCCCTGAAACTTCCTTGAACGTCTGCTTGAATAGTCTAAGGTCATCAGGCGTTTGTTGAGTTTAGAATGCAGTGCAACACCACCGGGAGAGCACATGCGTCTGTGCATACATGCAATGGCAGCTTTACAAATAACCGTTTCTTTGATTCTTCAGCTGCAGCGTTCTCTTCAATATATTTGTACCACACCATACCAATTACACTTCAAGCACAGGCTTCCCAGAACAgttcacaaaacacatttaagtaaATGGAAGCAAAAGTCTGAGCAGTCTAACTTTAAAAATCTCAAGTGTCTCTGTGCTCCTGATTGTAAAGCTGTGTGATTCTCTAGGGACTATTAAAAGATCTGCAGTGGCAGTGACTTGTGGAGTAAGACGCTCACTCAGGTAAGCAGGTCTGAGAAGACAGAAGTAAAACTATGAAATTAATATGAAACTTAACAGGGACCTCAGAACTGGAGTAATGTGGTAACCAGTTTTAGTGTGAGGGAGTTTTCTAGCTACAGTGTTCTGTATCAACTGCAGTCAATTTGTGAGTAAAGTAATATTtatacaattatttgacaaatTTTAGAAGACCATCTTTACTTACTCAGAACATCAAGGCTCGGACCGTCATCAGAAAATTGAAGGCCACAGTTTTAACAAACATCACTCTCAAACCTTGCAGAGTCAGGGACTTGAAATTGAGATGTATGCTTTCTGTGAATAAGAATACGAATGAGATTAATGCAGTGATTAAATACACTTCGCCATGGGTCAGAGAAACAAGCCTGTTTGAACAAAACTATTTTCTAATAGCTGGAATAGCAAACTCAGCTCTTAAACACACACTGCATTTCAACTTGCTTGTGTTATTTATTAGGAGGCCCACTTGTGCAATGTTGTTCATTTGAAGGTTATTTTTCCTACCAGTTCTTATTGTGACATTCAGTCTTCAGTATGTTGTTTGCATTATGAGTTAtgataattattaaaatatttaaagatggtgctcacatATAAACGGAACAAAAATATTATAAAGACGAAAGGTAGGAAAAGTAGGAAACTTTAAAATTAGCAAAATTAGAGGGCTAAAGACATGGAAAGAAAAAGGAATGTGGCTATAAACAAGTTTATTTCTGCACATACagaattaatattacatttttggttGTCTCTCACTTGTACCTGTAAAAATAGTGCAAAGGCTGCATTGTGTAACATACAGTGCTATTATCAGCCATTTAGTAAATAACAAAATAGGACAACATTAGCTAAGGTAAAACTGTAAGACAATAAATGTTTCTGCcagtcctctaatcagtattcaCAGAagaatatatatcttttttattgaCTTCCAGTTTTATCTTATAATTCGGATTGAGTATTTTGAGGGTCTGGATGACAGCATTAGGTAATACGTTTCAATGTCACGCACCTGACTGAAATAATTGTTTGAGTGGTTTGGAAATACTGAACATGGTAGTAGAGGTAGGCCGTTAAGGTGATGTCGTTAAGAACATAGGAATTATGCAGGTGtcaatattctttatttattttgataaccGTCAACTCTGAACACCACTGATTGGTTCTTGACCAGATAAACACTACTAAAGAAACAATGATGAACATTTGATAGCACAGATGTGTTCATTCATTGCAGAAAGATTGTTTGGGGAGACACAGATGTCTAGAGGCTATTATTTTGTAATCCCCTCAAACTTTGCACATTATATAGGTATAAACGAGCAGTGAAGAGTAAAACACGAGGGACCATTGCCATCACTTTCACATATCACATGTTTAGAAATGTACATTTCAACAAGACTACAAAGATATGcaatcattatttaaaaatataagggACTTGATCTTTATGGACCTTGTTGGATAGAAATATTCTGTTTAGTACATTTTGGTATTTAAGCAACAAAATAATTTGAtacacaaaaaatgaataagaaaattaCCAATAGTCACGCCATCAGTGGATGTGCCATTTGTTGTACAGTTTAGGGCAGGGGACATAGGAGCTGGaatgaatacaacacaaatacgTTTAGTGGCATGGTCTCCATTTACTCCCTTATTGTAGGGATGAAATGCAAAAGCAACAGTTTACTGTTTCTTATTTCAATGTGTTATGGTTGACCATTGCTACAATTGAACTGCTGTGTTCTTGAATTTGACACATTGACTACCAGTATCTAAGGAAGAGAAGCCTGGAATCAGAAAGAATGACATGGACATCACAGAGTGTATTCAAATGGCCGGCACATAAAGAGGTGTGCAGTATCTGAATGCATCTGTGTTTGAACCATTCATTATAGCGTTACAGGTGACGTAAATCTGATTAGAGATACTACTGTCCTACTGTCCATGTCTATTTGTGGATGGTTAGACGGACATCATGTCAAGGTATTTTACCTGGTTCATCAGCTGATTTATCGTTCTTGATGgatttttttatcttttcatttGCTTTACACGTGACTTCCTGATCGTTTCCCTCATCGACAGTCAAGAAGGCAGCAAAGTTGTAGGTTTTATCAGTCATGGACAGCACAGCTTTATCAATCGAGGCTGTAACTTTTGGGGCTCCGTGACCAACACTCATGGAAATGTTCACATCATTTGGAAAGAATCCAGTGGCCACACATGCTGCTGGATCCCCTTTCTTTGGAGGGGTGAATACAGACAGGGAAGGTTTACTGGGTTTTGTATCTTTTGCTGAAGAGAAAAGAAAGTTCCAGGAATGTTAATGAGTCATTAGCACCAACCACTCGAATTATCAGCCCATTGAAGGAGCTTTATCAAGGACTGTCACAGGGATCTACCAGATGTATAGAACTGTCAGTAACAGAAAGACTAAAGCTGTAGCCCCTCCCTAACCTCTATGGGTTTTAATGCTGATTTCATTtcacaaaataaccaaaacaattCAGTAATGTATTTCTAGGTCTCCTCAGCAGTGGAAACTATTGGTAAATTACTATTAATATCAAGTTATTAGAACTATCCATTCTGATTTTATTGTACGATCTTACAGCACTGGTGAATCTACTGTCTTCCAGGTTGGTCTGTAAATGCACTAATAAAAATCAAACTGCATATCCTGACAGGATTTGAATTAAGTGACAAATGATTCATCGAGGGCAACTGTAGAAATTGTGTAGAAATCATACTAACAAGTGAATATATTAtccaaaaaaattatatttttcatCTTGTATaaaattgttctttattttaagGATTTGTTGATAACCGTCTGTCTATGAATGTGTTATTAGAAGTGTTATATAATGATAATGCAGTTTCATATAACGACCTAGTATTGTTTTTAGAACACAGCATTAACATGGATGGATGTATTTTTGTCAAGGGGTGCTTTAGTGTAGGAGTTGTcaatttctcatatatatatatatatatatatatatatatatatatatatatatatatatatatatatatatattgtaatacaatcACACCTCTCCgtggttcattgcccctttaaaacactgaccaaacacacacaaatggattttagAAAGTGCGGTTgctctatttttaataaacaacacaaaaacaaaattacacaaaacaaacacctagctctctttgagcactaactaaacaaaaacaggaacctaaactaaaagaccggacagctaagctgtttacctgtaacaaaataaacaaaacaacacacaccaaaAGGCTCTAGActaccttttcttttttattacggctgtacccacacaccagcacagtcgggttTCTACACTCTTCAGCCCTGAGTagactgactgcctctcttaaataccctgcacctggttctaatttttaattaccaccaggtgcaggggataattaacaatcaaataattaaacaatgaattaaacaattaaacaaaaacaaacccaaaatGTGCCTtatgcacatgtttttctgcagggaggatttaactccctccctgctgtcttactatatatattattattattattattattattttttttttatttccaaatagTTTGACACAATTGTTGGGTGTGCCCTGGAGAATTCCAACTAGTCTCACTTTTACAGGAAGGGatcaaaactaaataaacatgctGTTAATAGAATTgtacacagttttttttgtatttaatttttttatagctATATGTAAGATTTATAgtgaagtgtttaaagttgtggatgaacataTGAAATACAAAACAGTGCGTTCCTTTCTGAGTAAGATAGCTTTAATTTCTCTTCATATAGGATCATCTTCAGTttcataaaatattaataaataaatacatatttcccTTCATGCCAAAGTGAGGTTACTTTGAATTACCCATCTGAGTTTGAATTATTCTCAGGGTAtacccaaatgtgtcaaactagaCTACTTTGGaaataagaaaacaaaccaaaaacgtTACTGCGGTAATAAATATAGGCCTTTTGCATgcctatgcttttaaataaaatgatcaaaccaTCTGatggtttatttacatttcaaaagtacaaaaGTGGATCTTCATTTTCAGATCGGCTTCAGGTAAAGCAAGACAAGCCCAAGCCGAACACAAAAAGATTTAGTGTTTCTAAAAATATCAATGAACCCCAACCTGATCCcgatggggtcgtatttcggCTTGGGGTCCCTACTGAAAAAGTAAGCTAACAATACTGCATGTTAATCAACACAGACAGCCTgttctgagaggaataaaacacCTAGCAGTATGAagcctgaaaaacaaacaaagcatgtTATATTGAAAAGGGGTTCATGTCAGTTATATGCACACAAACACTGTGTAAACATTACAGATCATTTTAAACCAAGTAACTTACGGGGGTTTAGAGTcaacactgcacacaaacaccGTGTAAACATTACAGATCATTGTAAACCAAGTAACTTACGGGGGTTTAGAGTCAACACTGCACAAAAACACTGTGTAAACATTACAGATCATTGTAAACCAAGTAACTTACGGGGGTTTACAGTCAACTCAGTTCCACTTCCAAAGGTTAATTGTGTAGCAACATCCACTCAAACTGTGTTACTTCTCCTGCCAAAAACCTCAATGTGAATCCAGAATTGTATTTCAGCGAAATACCTGCCATGATACAAGCATGTCTATTGTGGGTTCACAGAGAGTCCTCTCAATCAACAACAGCACACAAAGCTACAAGAGTGTCTACAGTATATAATATTCAGCATTCATATCTAATCAGATACGTGCCGTGATACAAGCATGTCTAT contains the following coding sequences:
- the LOC117426405 gene encoding T cell receptor delta constant, which gives rise to MHYITICSASCARTLLYWCAGLCDDAARKLTFGGGTTLSVDPTKDTKPSKPSLSVFTPPKKGDPAACVATGFFPNDVNISMSVGHGAPKVTASIDKAVLSMTDKTYNFAAFLTVDEGNDQEVTCKANEKIKKSIKNDKSADEPAPMSPALNCTTNGTSTDGVTIESIHLNFKSLTLQGLRVMFVKTVAFNFLMTVRALMF